The genome window CGATTCCGACCCAGGCCGGCAGGCTGCCGTCCGGGCGGTTGAACAGGCCGCCGGGCTTGACGGTGGTGCGGGTGTGAACCTGCTCTTCATCGAACGACAGCACCTGGTCAATCAGGATCATGTCGCCCGCGTGAGGCAGCAGTTCGGCGAGTGGCCAATCGATCATGGGGCCTCTGCGATAATCAGGCTGACGTTATTGCCACCGAAGGCAAACGAGTTGCTCATCAGGCAGCGTTTTTTCAAGCTGTCGCCAGGGTGCGCCCAGTGCAACGCGGGCAACGCCGGGTCGGCCTGGCCGTCCCACACGTGCGGCGGCACCCGGCCGTGGGTCAGGCTCAGCCAACAGAACGCCGCTTCCAGCGCGCCGGCCGCACCGAGGGTGTGCCCGCTCATGGGTTTGGTCGATGAGCAGGCAACGCCTTCGGGGAACAGGCTGGCGACAGCGAGGCTTTCCATGGCGTCGTTATGATGGGTCGCGGTGCCATGCAGGTTCAGGTAACCGATCTGCTCAGGCGCCAGTTTCGCGCTGGCCAAGGCCTTGCGCATGGCCAGCAGTGCGCCTTTGCCGGTGGGCTCGGGGGCGGAGATATGATGTGCATCGCAACTCGCGCCGCTGCCGAGCAAGGCAATCGGCGCGGGCGCTTTGGTCATCAGGAACAGCACGGCGGCTTCGCCGATATTGATGCCGTTGCGGTTCACCGAAAATGGGTTGCAGCGCTCACTGGAGACGGCCTCCAGTGAGGTAAAGCCGTTCAACGTCAGCTTGCACAGGCTGTCGACGCCGCCGCAAATCACCGCGTCGCACGCGCCCAGGTCCAGCAGGCGCTGGGCACTCATCAGCGCGCGGGCGCTGGAAGTACAGGCAGTGGAAATCACATAAGCCGGGCCGCTCAATTGCAGCCAGTCGGCCAGGAAGTTCGCTGGCGCGCTGAGTTCCTGTTGCTGGTAATCGTAGTCGCCGGGGAACTGCTGGTCGCGCAGGTAGTGCGCGATGCCACGGCTGGCTTCGTCGATGCCTGAGGTGCTGGTGCCCAGTACCACGCCGACGCGGGAAGCACCGTAGGTGTGGATCGCCTGGCGGATCTCAACCTCGATCTGCAATGCCGCTTCCAGCAGCAACTGGTTATTGCGGCTGCTTTGCTGGTTCAACTCAGTCGGGATGCTCGCCAGTTGCCAATGCACACCCGCCACCGGCACCACACGTTCCGGCACCCAGCCACTTTCGGCGCGCATGCCGGAGCAGTCGCCGGCGAACAAGCTGCGGCTGACCTCGGACGGCGTGCGGCCCAGGGCGCAGATCACGCCGAGCGCATTGAGATAAGCCGTCATCGGGCGACCCCAAGCGGCGTGACGCGGTAGCTCAAGGATTGGCCCGTCATGTTCACGCTAAACACCTCGGAAGACTGATACACGATTTGCCAATGGCCTGGCAGCGTGCGTGTGAGGTCCATGGCCTGGGCACTCGGGTAAAGCGCGCGCACGTCATCCGCCGAGGTCAGGGCAAACAGCAAGGCGGCAAACAGCTCGCGTGCCTGCGGGTTGGGCGGCAGCAAACCATCGGCCTGCCACTGGCCATTGATCAGCTTTTGCCGGGCCTGGGGAATGCCCAGTGGGTCCATCATCGACCAGCGAAGGGCAGCGCCTTCGCGCTGGATCACCAGCAGCCAGTCCTGGCTCTGGCCGCCCGCCCGGCGCTGCACGTGCAGTTGCATCGGCAGGCTCAACACCGGCGTTCTCTCGGGCAGCGGCGGCTGGCTGGCGCAGGCACTCAGCAGCAGCAGGCAACCGATCAACAGCAGGCGGATCATGGTGCCGCGCTCACTGGCGGTTTACGTGCGACGCAGTTGACCAGGGTTTCTTCACGCTGGCCCACCGGCGGCGGGTTACGCAGGCCCCAGCGCTCCAGCAGGCCGAAATCGCTCGAACGGCTCCACCACAAATACGGGTAGGAAACGTTCTGCGGGCCAAACTCAAAGCCCTGCTCGCGGAGCATCGCCAGGTACTCTTCGGCGCTTTTCTGTACGTGCATCGGGTGGCGGAACAACCAGCGAATCACCCAGGTGTCGATATAGGCTTCGGTGGATTCGGCAAACAGCAAATAGCCGCCCGGCTTGAGCACGCGGTAGAACTCCTTCAGTGCGCGATGCTGTTCGACCAGATGGTGGAACGTCTGGTGGCAGAACAGGATGTCGACGCTTTCATCCGGCACCTCCAGGGTCGCACAGTCGCTGCCGATCAACTCGATGGCCAGGCCTTGGCGCGCGGCTTCGGTCTTGCTCAATTCCAGGCTGTGGAGGTCGGCATCCAGGCCGATCAGGCGCTTGGGCGCGAATGCGTGCTGCAGCAGC of Pseudomonas fluorescens contains these proteins:
- a CDS encoding beta-ketoacyl-[acyl-carrier-protein] synthase family protein; protein product: MTAYLNALGVICALGRTPSEVSRSLFAGDCSGMRAESGWVPERVVPVAGVHWQLASIPTELNQQSSRNNQLLLEAALQIEVEIRQAIHTYGASRVGVVLGTSTSGIDEASRGIAHYLRDQQFPGDYDYQQQELSAPANFLADWLQLSGPAYVISTACTSSARALMSAQRLLDLGACDAVICGGVDSLCKLTLNGFTSLEAVSSERCNPFSVNRNGINIGEAAVLFLMTKAPAPIALLGSGASCDAHHISAPEPTGKGALLAMRKALASAKLAPEQIGYLNLHGTATHHNDAMESLAVASLFPEGVACSSTKPMSGHTLGAAGALEAAFCWLSLTHGRVPPHVWDGQADPALPALHWAHPGDSLKKRCLMSNSFAFGGNNVSLIIAEAP
- a CDS encoding class I SAM-dependent methyltransferase gives rise to the protein MSSQYLSKNYVEETKFGFWFLRSHTWQHHVLRVAINDLRGLFSEPLPVAPVLLDAGCGQGKSFKLLQHAFAPKRLIGLDADLHSLELSKTEAARQGLAIELIGSDCATLEVPDESVDILFCHQTFHHLVEQHRALKEFYRVLKPGGYLLFAESTEAYIDTWVIRWLFRHPMHVQKSAEEYLAMLREQGFEFGPQNVSYPYLWWSRSSDFGLLERWGLRNPPPVGQREETLVNCVARKPPVSAAP